A portion of the Bacillus thuringiensis genome contains these proteins:
- a CDS encoding YxeA family protein has translation MKWIMRIFVLLAIVGGAFYYMKSGNGYYSTKQYYVKVTTDSTVENEKLSNGEVLTYHVYDEKVYDKKGEERELKISMQNKLEKNQYYLIDWEERRGIVSKIAKVNQAKIDKSILDKLNANS, from the coding sequence ATGAAATGGATCATGAGAATTTTTGTGTTATTAGCTATAGTAGGAGGTGCTTTCTACTATATGAAGTCAGGGAATGGATACTATTCGACTAAACAATATTATGTAAAAGTAACGACCGATTCTACAGTAGAAAACGAAAAATTGAGTAATGGAGAAGTTCTTACGTATCATGTTTATGATGAGAAGGTGTACGATAAAAAAGGGGAAGAAAGAGAACTGAAAATTTCCATGCAAAATAAATTGGAAAAAAATCAATATTATTTGATTGATTGGGAAGAGCGCCGTGGGATTGTTTCTAAAATAGCTAAAGTGAATCAAGCAAAAATAGATAAAAGTATTTTAGATAAGTTGAACGCAAATTCATAA
- a CDS encoding DUF4822 domain-containing protein: MNKKAKALSSVLLGFTLALTGCAGTKAEENHGKQKQEQVAKETKKENKLTKGQKMANILSETNWQGTRVYDKDKNDLTKENANFIGLAKYDAKSGRYEFFDAKTGASRGDKGTFFVTNDGKKRILISESMKYQAVVDMTKLNKNVFTYKRMGKDANGKDVEVFVEHVPYKEKELSFTDPDKQLNTTTGDIVKNVDGDKILGDTLWHGTKVLDEAGNDVTQFNSNFISLAKFDDKSNKYEFFNSETGQSRGDYGYFDVVHENKIRAHVSIGNNKYGAALELTELNKNKFTYKRTGKDQAGKDITIFVEHEPYKGDMKPQFSF; the protein is encoded by the coding sequence ATGAACAAAAAAGCAAAAGCACTATCATCCGTATTGCTCGGATTCACATTAGCATTAACAGGGTGTGCTGGTACTAAAGCTGAAGAAAATCATGGGAAACAAAAACAAGAACAAGTTGCTAAAGAAACAAAAAAGGAAAATAAATTAACTAAAGGGCAAAAAATGGCTAATATTCTTAGCGAGACAAATTGGCAAGGTACACGAGTGTATGACAAAGATAAGAATGACTTAACAAAAGAGAATGCAAATTTCATTGGTCTTGCAAAATATGATGCGAAGTCAGGCAGATATGAATTTTTTGATGCTAAAACAGGTGCAAGTCGTGGCGATAAAGGAACTTTCTTTGTCACAAATGATGGGAAGAAGAGAATATTAATTTCAGAATCAATGAAGTATCAAGCTGTCGTTGACATGACAAAACTAAACAAAAATGTATTTACTTATAAACGAATGGGGAAAGACGCTAACGGTAAAGATGTAGAAGTTTTCGTTGAACATGTCCCATATAAAGAAAAAGAACTTTCTTTCACTGATCCGGACAAGCAGCTGAACACGACTACAGGAGATATTGTTAAAAACGTTGATGGAGATAAAATTCTAGGCGATACCCTTTGGCATGGAACAAAGGTATTAGATGAAGCTGGTAATGATGTAACACAGTTTAATTCGAATTTTATAAGCCTAGCAAAATTTGATGACAAATCTAATAAATATGAGTTCTTCAATAGCGAAACAGGTCAAAGCCGCGGTGATTATGGCTACTTCGATGTTGTACACGAAAATAAAATAAGAGCCCATGTTTCCATTGGAAATAATAAATACGGTGCTGCTCTTGAGCTTACTGAACTAAATAAGAATAAATTTACGTATAAAAGAACTGGTAAAGACCAAGCTGGTAAGGATATAACTATATTCGTTGAACATGAACCTTATAAAGGTGATATGAAACCACAATTTAGCTTTTAA
- a CDS encoding ABC transporter ATP-binding protein gives MIKIDNVKKFYTDKVKIGPLDIEIPKAGFTSLIGPNGAGKSTTLLMIGRLLDMDEGQIQVANMDVSESKSKDLAKVLTILRQENHFVTRLTVRQLVGFGRFPYSKGRLTKEDEAIISKYIDFLDLTSLENRYLDELSGGQRQRAYVAMVLCQETEYVLLDEPLNNLDVARSVQMMEHLRRAANEFGRTILTVMHDINFAAKYSDKICAMKDGQIAAFGTVEEVMDPTLLTDIFETKIEIINGPYGPIAVY, from the coding sequence ATGATAAAAATTGATAATGTTAAAAAGTTCTATACTGATAAGGTGAAAATAGGACCTTTGGATATTGAAATACCAAAAGCGGGCTTTACTTCTTTAATTGGACCAAATGGTGCTGGAAAGTCAACGACACTTTTAATGATTGGCAGACTTTTAGATATGGATGAAGGCCAAATTCAGGTAGCAAATATGGATGTTTCTGAATCTAAATCAAAAGACTTAGCAAAAGTTTTGACTATATTGCGACAAGAAAATCATTTTGTAACTAGGCTTACTGTGAGACAACTAGTTGGATTTGGGCGCTTTCCTTATTCAAAGGGAAGATTGACTAAAGAAGATGAGGCTATCATCTCTAAATATATCGATTTCTTAGATTTAACTAGTTTAGAGAATAGATATTTAGATGAGCTTTCTGGTGGTCAAAGACAAAGGGCATATGTAGCGATGGTACTGTGCCAAGAGACGGAATATGTACTTTTGGACGAACCTTTGAACAACCTTGATGTTGCTCGTTCTGTTCAAATGATGGAGCATTTGAGACGTGCAGCTAATGAATTTGGACGAACAATTTTGACTGTTATGCATGACATAAATTTTGCAGCTAAATACTCGGATAAAATTTGTGCTATGAAAGATGGACAAATTGCTGCTTTCGGAACAGTAGAAGAGGTTATGGACCCAACACTTTTGACAGATATTTTTGAAACAAAAATAGAAATTATTAATGGTCCTTATGGGCCGATCGCAGTGTATTAG
- the alo gene encoding anthrolysin O/cereolysin O family cholesterol-dependent cytolysin Alo has protein sequence MIFLNIKKKTKRRKFLACLLVSLCTINYSSISFAETQASNATDVTKNASGIDTGIANLKYNNQEVLAVNGDKVESFVPKESINSNGKFVVVEREKKSLTTSPVDISIIDSVVNRTYPGAVQLANKAFADNQPSLLVAKRKPLNISIDLPGMRKENTITVQNPTYGNVAGAVDDLVSTWNEKYSTTHTLPARMQYTESMVYSKSQIASALNVNAKYLDNSLNIDFNAVANGEKKVMVAAYKQIFYTVSAELPNNPSDLFDNSVTFDELTRKGVSNSAPPVMVSNVAYGRTIYVKLETTSKSKDVQAAFKALLKNNSVETSGQYKDIFEESTFTAVVLGGDAKEHNKVVTKDFNEIRNIIKDNAELSLKNPAYPISYTSTFLKDNATAAVHNNTDYIETTTTEYSSAKMTLDHYGAYVAQFDVSWDEFTFDQKGNEVLTHKTWDGSGKDKTAHYSTVIPLPPNSKNIKIVARECTGLAWEWWRTIINEQNVPLTNEIKVSIGGTTLYPTASISH, from the coding sequence GTGATTTTTCTGAATATTAAGAAAAAAACTAAAAGAAGAAAGTTCCTTGCATGTTTATTAGTTAGTCTATGCACTATTAATTATTCATCTATTTCCTTCGCAGAAACACAAGCAAGTAATGCAACTGATGTAACCAAAAATGCTAGTGGCATTGATACTGGTATAGCAAATCTTAAATATAATAATCAAGAGGTTTTAGCTGTAAATGGTGATAAGGTAGAGAGTTTTGTTCCGAAAGAAAGTATCAATTCAAATGGTAAATTTGTAGTAGTGGAACGCGAGAAAAAATCACTTACAACGTCACCAGTCGATATTTCAATTATTGATTCGGTAGTGAATCGTACGTATCCAGGAGCTGTACAACTTGCAAATAAAGCTTTTGCAGACAATCAACCGAGTTTATTAGTGGCTAAGAGAAAGCCTTTGAATATTAGTATAGACTTACCGGGCATGAGAAAAGAAAATACAATCACTGTCCAAAATCCGACATATGGTAATGTAGCTGGAGCAGTAGACGATTTAGTATCTACTTGGAATGAAAAGTATTCCACAACACATACGTTACCTGCAAGAATGCAGTATACGGAATCTATGGTTTATAGTAAATCACAAATCGCAAGTGCTCTTAATGTTAACGCTAAATATCTTGATAACAGTCTAAACATTGATTTTAATGCGGTTGCAAATGGAGAGAAAAAAGTGATGGTAGCGGCGTATAAGCAAATATTTTATACGGTAAGTGCTGAACTACCTAACAATCCATCTGACCTTTTTGATAATAGTGTTACTTTTGACGAGTTAACTCGAAAAGGCGTAAGTAATTCGGCTCCACCTGTTATGGTTTCAAATGTAGCTTATGGTAGAACGATTTATGTAAAATTAGAAACAACATCTAAGAGCAAAGATGTACAAGCTGCTTTTAAAGCCTTACTTAAGAATAACAGTGTTGAAACAAGTGGACAGTATAAAGATATTTTTGAAGAAAGTACCTTTACTGCTGTAGTATTAGGCGGAGATGCGAAAGAGCATAACAAGGTTGTTACTAAAGATTTCAATGAAATCCGAAATATCATTAAAGATAATGCTGAATTAAGTCTTAAAAATCCAGCATACCCGATTTCATATACAAGTACTTTCTTAAAAGATAATGCAACTGCTGCTGTTCATAACAATACAGATTATATTGAGACGACAACTACAGAATATTCAAGTGCTAAAATGACACTTGATCATTACGGTGCTTACGTTGCTCAATTTGATGTATCTTGGGATGAATTCACATTTGACCAAAAGGGTAACGAAGTACTAACACATAAAACGTGGGATGGTAGCGGAAAAGACAAAACGGCTCATTACTCTACAGTTATCCCTCTTCCACCGAACTCAAAAAATATAAAAATTGTAGCAAGAGAATGTACAGGTCTTGCATGGGAATGGTGGAGAACAATTATTAATGAACAAAACGTTCCATTAACAAATGAAATAAAAGTTTCAATTGGAGGAACAACATTATACCCAACAGCTAGTATTAGTCATTAA